A window of Synechococcus sp. MEDNS5 contains these coding sequences:
- the rpsG gene encoding 30S ribosomal protein S7, whose protein sequence is MSRRNAAVKRPVLPDPQFNNRLATMLVARLMKHGKKATAQRILSDAFGLIGERTGGDPIELFETAVKNATPLVEVRARRVGGATYQVPMEVRQERGTAMALRWLVSFSRARNGRSMAQKLAGELMDAANEAGSAVRKREETHKMAEANKAFAHYRY, encoded by the coding sequence ATGTCACGCCGTAATGCCGCCGTCAAGCGTCCGGTCCTCCCGGATCCTCAGTTCAACAATCGCCTTGCAACGATGCTCGTGGCCAGGCTCATGAAACACGGCAAGAAGGCCACGGCGCAACGCATCCTTTCCGATGCCTTCGGCTTGATCGGGGAGCGGACCGGTGGTGATCCGATCGAGCTGTTCGAAACGGCAGTCAAAAATGCCACCCCCCTCGTGGAAGTGCGAGCACGTCGCGTGGGTGGTGCCACCTATCAGGTGCCGATGGAAGTTCGTCAGGAACGGGGAACAGCCATGGCCCTGCGCTGGCTGGTGAGCTTCTCCCGTGCGCGCAACGGCCGCAGCATGGCCCAGAAGCTGGCCGGTGAACTGATGGATGCGGCCAATGAGGCCGGCAGCGCTGTACGCAAGCGCGAAGAGACTCACAAAATGGCCGAGGCCAACAAAGCCTTCGCCCACTACCGCTACTGA
- a CDS encoding AIR synthase: MGAILQITAAAAAELGRQAAVAGTPGLMHLDLQHGHCEKHVIRLQPGHLSGRPIARADGVTLHAPEPQIELLEGLTLDYRSDISGGGFLILSSDQVRCCACGSAFSRN; encoded by the coding sequence GTGGGCGCAATCCTTCAGATCACCGCAGCTGCCGCTGCCGAACTCGGTCGCCAGGCTGCCGTGGCGGGGACCCCAGGGCTAATGCACCTTGATCTGCAGCACGGACACTGCGAAAAGCACGTGATCCGCCTGCAGCCTGGGCACCTCTCCGGGAGACCGATCGCAAGGGCTGACGGAGTCACTCTTCATGCGCCTGAACCCCAGATCGAGCTGCTTGAAGGACTCACCCTCGACTACAGAAGCGACATCAGCGGCGGTGGGTTCCTGATTCTCAGCAGTGATCAGGTGCGCTGCTGCGCCTGTGGAAGTGCTTTCAGCCGCAACTGA
- the fusA gene encoding elongation factor G gives MARAFPLERVRNIGIAAHIDAGKTTTTERILFYSGVVHKIGEVHDGAAVTDWMAQERERGITITAAAISTSWNDHRINIIDTPGHVDFTIEVERSMRVLDGVIAVFCAVGGVQPQSETVWRQADRYSVPRMVFVNKMDRTGADFLKVHGQIKDRLKANAAPIQLPIGAEGDLSGIIDLVENKAHIYKDDLGQNIEVTDVPDDMKDQVAEWRNYLMEAVAETDEALIEKFLETGELSVEELKAGIRKGVLKHGLVPVLCGSAFKNKGVQLVLDAVVDYLPAPIDVPPIQGLLPSGEEAVRPSDDSAPFSALAFKVMADPYGKLTFVRMYSGVLQKGSYVLNSTKDSKERISRLVVLKADDREEVDELRAGDLGAVLGLKATTTGDTLCSAEDPIVLETLFVPEPVISVAVEPKTKGDMEKLSKALVALAEEDPTFRVNTDQETGQTVIAGMGELHLEILVDRMLREFKVEANIGAPQVSYRETIRASSRGEGKFSRQTGGKGQYGHVVIEMEPGEPESGFEFINKIVGGVVPKEYIKPSEMGMKETCESGVIAGYPLIDVKVTMVDGSYHDVDSSEMAFKIAGSMAFKDAVKKCNPVLLEPMMKVEVEVPEDFLGSVIGDLSSRRGQVEGQAIDDGTSKVSAKVPLAEMFGYATELRSMTQGRGIFSMEFSHYEDVPRNVAEAIISKNQGNS, from the coding sequence GTGGCTCGCGCCTTTCCCCTGGAACGCGTCAGAAATATAGGTATTGCCGCTCACATCGATGCCGGCAAAACCACAACCACCGAACGCATCCTGTTCTATTCAGGTGTGGTTCACAAGATCGGTGAGGTGCACGATGGCGCCGCCGTGACCGACTGGATGGCCCAGGAGCGGGAACGTGGCATCACGATTACTGCGGCTGCCATTTCCACGAGCTGGAACGACCACCGCATCAACATCATCGACACCCCTGGGCACGTCGACTTCACGATCGAAGTGGAGCGCTCCATGCGCGTGCTGGATGGTGTGATCGCTGTGTTCTGTGCTGTTGGCGGCGTTCAACCACAATCAGAAACCGTTTGGCGTCAGGCCGATCGCTATTCCGTTCCCCGGATGGTGTTCGTGAACAAGATGGACCGCACTGGTGCGGACTTCCTCAAGGTTCACGGTCAGATCAAGGATCGACTCAAAGCCAATGCGGCCCCGATCCAACTCCCCATCGGTGCTGAGGGTGATCTAAGCGGCATTATCGATCTGGTTGAGAACAAGGCCCACATCTACAAGGATGACCTTGGTCAGAACATCGAAGTGACGGATGTCCCTGACGACATGAAGGATCAGGTCGCTGAATGGCGCAACTACCTCATGGAAGCCGTCGCAGAGACCGACGAAGCGCTGATCGAGAAGTTCCTCGAAACTGGCGAACTCAGCGTTGAGGAGCTCAAAGCCGGAATCCGCAAGGGCGTGCTGAAGCATGGCTTGGTGCCCGTGCTGTGTGGCTCTGCCTTCAAGAACAAGGGTGTACAACTGGTTCTCGATGCTGTTGTCGACTACCTTCCGGCTCCGATCGATGTTCCCCCGATTCAGGGTTTACTTCCCAGCGGAGAAGAAGCGGTTCGTCCTTCCGATGACAGCGCTCCCTTCAGTGCACTCGCCTTCAAGGTGATGGCTGATCCTTACGGCAAACTCACCTTTGTTCGGATGTACTCCGGTGTGCTGCAGAAGGGCAGCTACGTCTTGAACTCCACGAAGGATTCCAAGGAGCGCATTTCCCGTCTGGTGGTGCTGAAAGCCGACGATCGTGAAGAGGTCGACGAGCTGCGCGCCGGCGACCTCGGGGCCGTGCTTGGCCTCAAGGCCACCACCACCGGAGACACCCTTTGTTCCGCTGAAGATCCGATTGTCCTCGAGACCCTGTTCGTTCCTGAACCGGTGATCTCAGTGGCCGTGGAGCCCAAGACCAAAGGAGACATGGAGAAACTCTCCAAGGCACTGGTGGCTCTGGCAGAAGAAGACCCCACTTTCCGCGTGAACACTGACCAAGAGACAGGTCAGACCGTGATTGCCGGCATGGGAGAACTTCATCTGGAGATCCTGGTGGACAGGATGCTTCGGGAGTTCAAGGTCGAAGCCAACATCGGTGCACCGCAGGTGTCCTACCGGGAGACAATCCGCGCGTCCTCACGGGGCGAGGGCAAGTTCTCCCGCCAGACCGGAGGTAAAGGCCAGTACGGTCATGTGGTGATCGAAATGGAACCCGGTGAGCCGGAATCCGGATTCGAATTCATCAACAAGATCGTTGGTGGTGTTGTTCCCAAGGAATACATCAAGCCCTCTGAAATGGGCATGAAGGAGACCTGCGAATCCGGCGTGATTGCCGGTTACCCGCTGATCGACGTGAAAGTCACGATGGTCGACGGCTCCTATCACGACGTCGACTCCTCGGAGATGGCGTTCAAGATCGCAGGCTCCATGGCCTTCAAAGATGCCGTCAAGAAGTGCAATCCTGTGCTTCTTGAACCGATGATGAAGGTCGAGGTCGAGGTTCCCGAGGATTTCCTCGGCTCGGTCATCGGCGACCTGTCCTCCCGTCGGGGTCAGGTTGAAGGTCAGGCGATTGACGATGGCACGTCGAAAGTCTCGGCCAAGGTGCCCCTGGCCGAGATGTTCGGCTACGCCACCGAACTCCGATCCATGACCCAGGGTCGGGGTATTTTCTCGATGGAATTCAGCCACTACGAGGATGTTCCTCGCAACGTGGCCGAGGCCATCATCTCCAAGAATCAGGGCAATTCCTGA
- the rpsL gene encoding 30S ribosomal protein S12, translated as MPTIQQLIRTERQSSKAKTKSPALKSCPERRGVCTRVYTSTPKKPNSALRKVARVRLTSGFEVTAYIGGIGHNLQEHSVVLIRGGRVKDLPGVRYHIIRGTLDTAGVKDRRQSRSKYGAKTPKE; from the coding sequence ATGCCAACCATTCAGCAACTAATCCGCACCGAGCGCCAGAGCTCTAAAGCGAAGACCAAATCACCCGCGCTCAAATCCTGCCCTGAGCGTCGCGGGGTCTGCACCCGTGTGTACACCTCCACGCCGAAGAAGCCGAATTCTGCTCTTCGCAAGGTGGCCCGTGTGCGCCTTACATCCGGTTTTGAGGTGACGGCGTACATCGGAGGCATCGGTCACAACCTTCAGGAGCACTCGGTTGTGTTAATCCGCGGAGGCCGTGTCAAAGACCTCCCAGGCGTTCGCTACCACATCATCCGCGGAACGCTCGACACTGCCGGCGTGAAGGATCGCCGACAGTCCCGGTCCAAGTACGGCGCCAAGACGCCCAAGGAGTGA